One window from the genome of Nicotiana sylvestris chromosome 9, ASM39365v2, whole genome shotgun sequence encodes:
- the LOC104248865 gene encoding transcription factor TGA2.2-like isoform X2 encodes MMAEISPSTSTDADTDDKNLRFMNSQPVASVTSDGSDKPRDQKTLRRLAQNREAARKSRLRKKAYVQQLESSRMKLTQLEQELQRARQQGIFISSSGDQSQSKTGNGALAFDVEYARWLEEHNRRITELRGAVSSHAGDGELRIIVDGILAHYDDIFRIKGDAAKADVFHILSGMWKTPAERCFLWLGGFRSSELLKLLINQLEPLTEQQLLAINNLQESSQQAEDALSQGMEALQQSLAETLAGSLGPSGSSGNVANYMGQMAMAMGKLGTLEGFIRQYWFEMSLNGAT; translated from the exons ATGATGGCAGAGATCAGTCCTAGCACGTCAACAGATGCTGATACAGATGATAAAAACTTGAGG TTTATGAACTCTCAACCAGTGGCCAGCGTGACTTCTGATGGAAGTGACAAACCAAGAGATCAAAAG ACGCTTCGCAGGCTTGCTCAGAATCGTGAAGCTGCACGAAAGAGTCGTCTAAGGAAAAAG GCATATGTTCAACAGTTAGAGAGTAGTAGAATGAAGCTGACACAGCTAGAGCAGGAGCTTCAACGAGCTCGGCAACAG GGCATATTTATTTCAAGTTCAGGAGATCAATCACAGTCAAAGACTGGAAATG GAGCTTTGGCGTTTGATGTAGAATATGCACGGTGGCTGGAAGAGCACAACCGGCGTATTACTGAGCTTAGGGGAGCTGTAAGTTCTCATGCTGGTGATGGCGAACTGCGTATAATCGTGGATGGCATCTTGGCGCACTATGATGACATATTCAGGATTAAAGGTGATGCTGCAAAGGCTGATGTTTTTCATATATTGTCAGGCATGTGGAAAACTCCTGCAGAAAGATGCTTCTTGTGGTTGGGTGGATTCCGTTCATCAGAACTTCTCAAG CTTCTCATTAATCAGTTAGAGCCTTTAACTGAACAACAACTGTTAGCAATCAACAACTTGCAAGAGTCATCGCAACAGGCTGAAGATGCTTTATCCCAGGGAATGGAGGCATTACAGCAGTCATTGGCTGAGACCTTGGCAGGGTCTCTTGGACCTTCAGGCTCCTCGGGGAATGTTGCCAATTACATGGGTCAAATGGCGATGGCAATGGGGAAGCTGGGAACACTTGAGGGCTTCATTCGCCAG taTTGGTTTGAGATGAGCTTAAATGGAGCGACTTGA
- the LOC104248865 gene encoding transcription factor TGA2.2-like isoform X1: MMAEISPSTSTDADTDDKNLRFMNSQPVASVTSDGSDKPRDQKTLRRLAQNREAARKSRLRKKAYVQQLESSRMKLTQLEQELQRARQQGIFISSSGDQSQSKTGNGALAFDVEYARWLEEHNRRITELRGAVSSHAGDGELRIIVDGILAHYDDIFRIKGDAAKADVFHILSGMWKTPAERCFLWLGGFRSSELLKLLINQLEPLTEQQLLAINNLQESSQQAEDALSQGMEALQQSLAETLAGSLGPSGSSGNVANYMGQMAMAMGKLGTLEGFIRQADNLRQQTLQQMHRVLTTRQSARALLAISDYFSRLRALSSLWLARPRE; this comes from the exons ATGATGGCAGAGATCAGTCCTAGCACGTCAACAGATGCTGATACAGATGATAAAAACTTGAGG TTTATGAACTCTCAACCAGTGGCCAGCGTGACTTCTGATGGAAGTGACAAACCAAGAGATCAAAAG ACGCTTCGCAGGCTTGCTCAGAATCGTGAAGCTGCACGAAAGAGTCGTCTAAGGAAAAAG GCATATGTTCAACAGTTAGAGAGTAGTAGAATGAAGCTGACACAGCTAGAGCAGGAGCTTCAACGAGCTCGGCAACAG GGCATATTTATTTCAAGTTCAGGAGATCAATCACAGTCAAAGACTGGAAATG GAGCTTTGGCGTTTGATGTAGAATATGCACGGTGGCTGGAAGAGCACAACCGGCGTATTACTGAGCTTAGGGGAGCTGTAAGTTCTCATGCTGGTGATGGCGAACTGCGTATAATCGTGGATGGCATCTTGGCGCACTATGATGACATATTCAGGATTAAAGGTGATGCTGCAAAGGCTGATGTTTTTCATATATTGTCAGGCATGTGGAAAACTCCTGCAGAAAGATGCTTCTTGTGGTTGGGTGGATTCCGTTCATCAGAACTTCTCAAG CTTCTCATTAATCAGTTAGAGCCTTTAACTGAACAACAACTGTTAGCAATCAACAACTTGCAAGAGTCATCGCAACAGGCTGAAGATGCTTTATCCCAGGGAATGGAGGCATTACAGCAGTCATTGGCTGAGACCTTGGCAGGGTCTCTTGGACCTTCAGGCTCCTCGGGGAATGTTGCCAATTACATGGGTCAAATGGCGATGGCAATGGGGAAGCTGGGAACACTTGAGGGCTTCATTCGCCAG GCTGATAACCTACGACAACAGACACTGCAGCAAATGCATCGCGTATTGACAACTCGCCAATCAGCTCGTGCTCTTCTTGCCATTAGTGATTATTTCTCTCGACTTCGAGCACTTAGCTCTCTCTGGCTTGCCCGTCCCCGGGAGTAA